In the genome of Hippoglossus hippoglossus isolate fHipHip1 chromosome 12, fHipHip1.pri, whole genome shotgun sequence, one region contains:
- the tmem203 gene encoding transmembrane protein 203: protein MLFSLRELVQWLGFATFELFLHLLALLVFSMLVALRADMFTPSLSWWLVFVPLFAADGLSTYFTAIVSIRLYQENEKRLAVLRLLWVLTVLSLKLVCEVLLCQKLAEQEQARDLWFGLIVSPLFILLQLLMIRACRVN, encoded by the coding sequence ATGCTGTTCTCCCTGAGGGAACTGGTCCAGTGGCTCGGCTTCGCCACCTTTGAACTCTTCCTCCACTTGTTGGCCCTGCTCGTCTTCAGCATGCTGGTGGCCCTGCGAGCCGACATGTTCACGCCCTCGCTGAGCTGGTGGCTGGTCTTCGTCCCGCTGTTTGCCGCCGACGGCCTCAGCACCTACTTCACGGCCATCGTGTCCATCCGGCTGTACCAGGAGAACGAGAAGCGCCTGGCGGTGCTGCGGCTCCTGTGGGTGCTGACCGTGCTCAGCCTGAAGCTGGTGTGCGAGGTGCTGCTGTGTCAGAAGCTGGCCGAGCAGGAACAAGCCAGAGACCTGTGGTTCGGCCTCATCGTCTCTCCGCTGTtcatcctgctgcagctgctcatgATCCGAGCGTGCCGCGTCAACTGA